The following DNA comes from Chitinophaga nivalis.
TCTCTTTGCATGCAGTGGCAATTTGCGCTCTGTGATAAGTGGAATGATTAATGACATGAAACAATATTTCCCAGGTCTGTTTACTAAAAACCCTTCCGTCTTTCATTTTGTACTGAATGGTATTATGCAGATCTATTTTATCGAGGAGCAGCTGTGTCTGTTCGTAATTGACTTTATTAATAGCTGGAACGTCTTGTACAGTATGCATATCCCAGACGCTGAAAACAAGATCCCTGGACGCCATTCTATGATTCCATATCTGATGCGCATTCAGGATGTGGCTGTACAGCTTTATTATTTTTCCGGCTACTTTGTCTGTATGTTCAAGAAAAACTTCTTCTAACTTTTGATTGCAGTGGTTATTGTAGTCAAATAATTCTTTAAAGATGGGTTTCATGGATCATTATTATTTTTCGGGAATGAGTGCTTCTATTTCTATCTCCACCATCATTTCCGGCAATCCCAGCTCCTTCACGCCTATCCAGCTGCCAGTCGGAAAATGATGCGTGTATATTTTGTGCCGGTATGCAGCATTTTTTTGCAGCTCTGCCATACTGGTGGTATATATATTTTCCAGTATTACATCTTCAAAAGTGCCCCCATAATGCTTTAATACCTTTTCTAAACTGGCATAACAATTTTTCATTTGTTGCTGATAATCATTTTTCCC
Coding sequences within:
- a CDS encoding DinB family protein produces the protein MKPIFKELFDYNNHCNQKLEEVFLEHTDKVAGKIIKLYSHILNAHQIWNHRMASRDLVFSVWDMHTVQDVPAINKVNYEQTQLLLDKIDLHNTIQYKMKDGRVFSKQTWEILFHVINHSTYHRAQIATACKENGLTPVATDYILYERK
- a CDS encoding RidA family protein, with translation MEIVINLSGKIRIAGIIALLGFSIYSCKQTAPAGDQTKTETAKVAQPEYFQLRPQLEKMYGYTQAVRVGDIVKVGGVISIDDQGKPIGKNDYQQQMKNCYASLEKVLKHYGGTFEDVILENIYTTSMAELQKNAAYRHKIYTHHFPTGSWIGVKELGLPEMMVEIEIEALIPEK